Proteins from a genomic interval of Pseudomonas sp. RC10:
- a CDS encoding SDR family oxidoreductase, with protein MSNGIQGKVVVITGASSGLGESTARHLAKLGAKVVLGARRQERMDVIVQEIKAAGGEASAYTVDVTRRQDLEALVAHAVQDFGKIDVIVNNAGFMAIAPISELRVDEWDRMIDINVKGVLYGIAAALPKFEAQGFGHFINISSVAGIKVFSPGGSVYSGTKYAVRAISDGLRHEVGGKIRTTTIEPGAVDSELKLGSGHQPSADVVNEFYKMAIPAQSVARAIAFAIEQPGDVDINEIVLRPTAQDF; from the coding sequence ATGAGCAATGGTATCCAGGGCAAAGTCGTCGTCATCACCGGCGCAAGCAGCGGGCTGGGCGAATCCACCGCCCGCCATCTGGCGAAACTCGGCGCCAAAGTCGTTCTGGGCGCGCGTCGCCAGGAACGGATGGACGTCATCGTCCAAGAGATCAAAGCCGCAGGCGGCGAGGCATCGGCCTACACCGTCGACGTCACCCGTCGCCAAGACCTCGAAGCCCTCGTCGCCCACGCCGTTCAGGATTTCGGCAAAATCGACGTCATCGTCAACAACGCAGGCTTCATGGCCATCGCTCCCATCTCGGAACTGCGCGTTGACGAATGGGACCGCATGATCGACATCAACGTCAAAGGCGTCCTCTACGGCATCGCCGCGGCGCTGCCCAAGTTCGAAGCTCAAGGCTTTGGCCACTTCATCAACATCTCGTCCGTCGCAGGCATCAAAGTGTTCAGCCCGGGCGGCTCGGTCTACAGCGGCACCAAATACGCCGTCCGCGCCATCTCCGATGGCCTGCGCCACGAAGTCGGCGGCAAGATCCGCACCACCACCATCGAACCGGGTGCCGTGGATTCCGAGTTGAAACTGGGCAGCGGCCACCAGCCAAGCGCTGACGTCGTGAACGAGTTCTACAAAATGGCGATTCCCGCTCAATCCGTAGCGCGGGCGATTGCCTTCGCGATCGAACAGCCGGGGGATGTGGACATCAACGAGATTGTGCTGCGGCCGACTGCGCAGGACTTCTAA